A DNA window from Vigna unguiculata cultivar IT97K-499-35 chromosome 10, ASM411807v1, whole genome shotgun sequence contains the following coding sequences:
- the LOC114167365 gene encoding peroxidase P7-like: protein MALRGYFFVLVFAAIATSAFSNLSSHYYDYSCPKALSTIKTVVEAAVQKERRMGASLTRLHFHDCFVNGCDGSILLDSTSSIDSEKNSNANFQSARGFEVVDEIKQAVDEACGKPVVSCADILAVAARDSVVALGGPSWKVKLGRRDSTTASRAAADANIPAPFFSLSQLITNFRNHGLDEKDLVVLAGGHSIGYAQCATFRAHIYNDSNIDPDFAKDLKHICPTAGADSNLSPLDSTAAQFDKNYYSNLVQKKGLLHSDQELFNGGSTDELVKQYSYDTEDFYEDFAKSMIRMGNIQPLTGNQGEIRVNCRKVNE from the exons ATGGCATTGCGTGGATATTTCTTCGTACTTGTGTTTGCTGCTATTGCAACCTCAGCCTTCTCAAATTTGTCATCTCATTACTATGACTACTCTTGCCCCAAAGCTTTGAGCACCATCAAAACTGTTGTGGAGGCTGCGGTGCAGAAAGAACGTCGTATGGGAGCATCCTTGACTCGCCTGCACTTCCATGATTGCTTTGTTAAC GGCTGCGATGGTTCGATTCTTCTAGATTCAACATCTTCCATTGACAGCGAGAAGAATTCAAATGCGAATTTCCAATCAGCTAGAGGGTTTGAAGTGGTGGATGAGATCAAGCAGGCTGTGGACGAAGCATGTGGGAAACCTGTGGTTTCTTGCGCAGACATATTGGCTGTTGCAGCTCGTGACTCTGTCGTTGCG TTAGGTGGTCCATCGTGGAAGGTGAAACTGGGGAGAAGAGACTCCACCACAGCAAGTCGTGCAGCAGCAGATGCAAACATTCCAGCACCATTTTTCAGCCTCTCTCAACTCATCACCAACTTCAGGAACCATGGCCTTGATGAGAAGGACCTTGTTGTTCTTGCTGGAGGCCACTCCATCGGATATGCACAGTGTGCTACCTTTAGGGCTCATATCTACAACGACTCCAACATTGATCCCGACTTTGCCAAAGATCTCAAACACATTTGCCCTACAGCTGGTGCTGATTCCAACCTTTCTCCTCTGGACTCAACTGCTGCTCAATTTGACAAAAACTATTATTCTAATTTGGTCCAAAAGAAAGGGCTTCTTCACTCTGATCAAGAACTCTTCAATGGTGGTTCTACTGATGAGCTTGTCAAACAGTACAGCTACGATACTGAAGATTTCTATGAAGATTTCGCAAAGTCGATGATTAGGATGGGAAATATTCAGCCCCTCACTGGGAATCAAGGTGAAATTCGTGTTAACTGCAGGAAAGTAAACGAATGA